The following are encoded together in the Bos indicus isolate NIAB-ARS_2022 breed Sahiwal x Tharparkar chromosome 27, NIAB-ARS_B.indTharparkar_mat_pri_1.0, whole genome shotgun sequence genome:
- the HELT gene encoding hairy and enhancer of split-related protein HELT isoform X2, whose translation MSDKLKERKRTPVSHKVIEKRRRDRINRCLNELGKTVPMALAKQSSGKLEKAEILEMTVQYLRALHSADFPRGREKELLAEFANYFHYGYHECMKNLVHYLTTVERMETKDTKYARILAFLQSKARLGTEPAFQPLGSLPEPDFSYQLHPAGPEFAGHSPGEASVFPQGAAPGPFAWPHGASRSPALPYLPSAPVPLPSPAPQHSAFLAPGQGLDRHYLNLIGHAHPTALNLHAPQHPPVL comes from the exons ATGTCAGACAAGCTCAAGGAACGCAAA AGAACCCCCGTTTCCCACAAAGTGATAGAAAAGCGGAGAAGAGACCGGATTAACCGCTGTTTGAACGAGCTGGGCAAGACGGTGCCCATGGCCCTGGCGAAGCAG AGTTCCgggaagctggagaaggcagagATCCTCGAGATGACCGTGCAGTACCTGAGAGCCCTGCACTCCGCCGATTTTCCCCGGGGAAGGGAAAAAG AATTGCTAGCAGAGTTTGCCAACTACTTCCACTATGGCTACCACGAGTGCATGAAGAACCTAGTGCATTACCTCACCACCGTGGAGCGGATGGAGACGAAAGACACCAAGTACGCGCGCATCCTcgccttcttgcagtccaaggcccGCTTGGGCACCGAGCCCGCCTTCCAGCCACTGGGTTCGCTCCCCGAGCCGGATTTCTCTTACCAGCTGCACCCAGCGGGGCCCGAATTCGCGGGCCACAGCCCGGGTGAGGCGTCCGTGTTCCCGCAGGGCGCGGCGCCGGGACCCTTCGCCTGGCCGCACGGCGCGTCCCGCAGCCCCGCGCTGCCCTACCTGCCCAGCGCGCCCGTGCCGCTCCCGAGCCCCGCGCCGCAGCACAGCGCCTTCCTGGCGCCCGGGCAGGGCCTGGACCGCCACTACCTGAACCTCATCGGCCACGCGCACCCCACCGCCCTAAACCTGCACGCGCCCCAGCACCCCCCGGTGCTCTGA
- the HELT gene encoding hairy and enhancer of split-related protein HELT isoform X1 gives MSDKLKERKRTPVSHKVIEKRRRDRINRCLNELGKTVPMALAKQSSGKLEKAEILEMTVQYLRALHSADFPRGREKAELLAEFANYFHYGYHECMKNLVHYLTTVERMETKDTKYARILAFLQSKARLGTEPAFQPLGSLPEPDFSYQLHPAGPEFAGHSPGEASVFPQGAAPGPFAWPHGASRSPALPYLPSAPVPLPSPAPQHSAFLAPGQGLDRHYLNLIGHAHPTALNLHAPQHPPVL, from the exons ATGTCAGACAAGCTCAAGGAACGCAAA AGAACCCCCGTTTCCCACAAAGTGATAGAAAAGCGGAGAAGAGACCGGATTAACCGCTGTTTGAACGAGCTGGGCAAGACGGTGCCCATGGCCCTGGCGAAGCAG AGTTCCgggaagctggagaaggcagagATCCTCGAGATGACCGTGCAGTACCTGAGAGCCCTGCACTCCGCCGATTTTCCCCGGGGAAGGGAAAAAG CAGAATTGCTAGCAGAGTTTGCCAACTACTTCCACTATGGCTACCACGAGTGCATGAAGAACCTAGTGCATTACCTCACCACCGTGGAGCGGATGGAGACGAAAGACACCAAGTACGCGCGCATCCTcgccttcttgcagtccaaggcccGCTTGGGCACCGAGCCCGCCTTCCAGCCACTGGGTTCGCTCCCCGAGCCGGATTTCTCTTACCAGCTGCACCCAGCGGGGCCCGAATTCGCGGGCCACAGCCCGGGTGAGGCGTCCGTGTTCCCGCAGGGCGCGGCGCCGGGACCCTTCGCCTGGCCGCACGGCGCGTCCCGCAGCCCCGCGCTGCCCTACCTGCCCAGCGCGCCCGTGCCGCTCCCGAGCCCCGCGCCGCAGCACAGCGCCTTCCTGGCGCCCGGGCAGGGCCTGGACCGCCACTACCTGAACCTCATCGGCCACGCGCACCCCACCGCCCTAAACCTGCACGCGCCCCAGCACCCCCCGGTGCTCTGA